The Pseudochaenichthys georgianus chromosome 8, fPseGeo1.2, whole genome shotgun sequence genome has a segment encoding these proteins:
- the mapk8ip3 gene encoding C-Jun-amino-terminal kinase-interacting protein 3 isoform X17, with amino-acid sequence MMELQIDEVVYQDDYGSGSVMSERVSGLANSIYREFERLIRSYDEEVVKELMPLVVNVLENLDGVLTENQEHEVELELLKEDNEQLITQYEREKALRKQAEEKFIEFEDALEAEKKDLQVQVEFLELQSKQQELKSKNYSDQIVRLEERESDMKKEYNALHQRHTEMIQTYVEHIERSKMQQVGSNSQSEGTGCGRTQRHTWRKSSKAERPPSLSLYPSGEGMEDGSESDSVAATPSSTGSKSNTPTSTVPSATVTPINEGFVPQAEFDAMRAGNRRKGAKRLSRNMEVQVSQETRNVSIGMGSSDEWSEFQEIIDSTPELDMCVDPRVYGGGNSPSQGIVNEAFGINTDSLYHEIKDAKSDIIGDVDAGAELLGMGKEVENLLTENKQLLETKNALNIVKNDLIAKVDELSGEHEVLREELEALRQSKNKVEARVKELEEELRRLRAEALGASRDSKDEAGDDFSSPMQDGDVTMTQRRRFTRVEMARVLMERNQYKERLMELQEAVRWTEMIRASRESPQMSEKKKSTIWQFFARLFSTSSSPPPVKRPYYSVNIHYKSPSPASFSQRRSHTMCQISTSNRTLEFFPEDDSALLARREQRREQYRQVREHMRRDDGIMQACGWSVPSRFKQPGALPETAQDSPLKRQQLPTEKEDNRMKNVPVPVYCRPLVEKDPNRKLWCAAGVDLTGWRASCQESELAKAPSGGSDPLHAEENGGGRKSSHTSPEKRMSKELQETDTMSSRVWILTSTHSASKVVIIDANQPGSLVDQFNVCNAHVLCISSVPAASENDYPPGEIVLDPGDGGVGGAGDDSGSVEGMLAGITLVGCATNCSVARSNCSSRTDTPIMDKGQAPTTPPMNGKIHPAQSAEEATEATEVPESTASHGELRSGPPGPFTEHVFTDPPPRLSDASDRSSGQSKEESSQPSESEDGGEDTGNYTSVAPTMWLGAQNGWLYVHSAVGNWKKCLHSIKLKDSVLSLVHVKGRVLVALADGTLAIFHRSEDGQWDLSNYHLMDLGRPHHSIRCMAVVHDKVWCGYKNKIHVIQPKSMQIEKSFDAHPRRESQVRQLAWIGDGVWVSIRLDSTLRLYHAHTHQHLQDVDIEPYVSKMLGTGKLGFSFVRITALLIGGNRLWVGTGNGVIISIPLTETVVLHRGQLLGLRANKVSPTSSSGVIHVYGDDGSEKSSGSFIPYCSMAQAQLCFHGHRDAVKFFVSVPGNVLATLNGSVLDSPSEGQGSTAPAEMETQSLHNVLVLSGGEGYIDFRIGDGEDDETEEGDAAVAVATGASQVKPALCKAERSHIIVWQVSYIPE; translated from the exons ATGATGGAGCTACAGATAGACGAGGTGGTGTACCAGGACGACTACGGCTCCGGGTCCGTGATGTCGGAACGGGTGTCGGGCCTGGCCAACAGCATCTACCGGGAGTTTGAGAGGTTGATCCGCAGCTATGACGAGGAGGTGGTGAAGGAGCTGATGCCGCTGGTGGTGAACGTCCTGGAGAACCTGGACGGGGTGCTGACGGAGAACCAGGAGCATGAGGTGGAGCTGGAGCTGCTGAAGGAGGACAATGAGCAGCTCATCACCCAGTACGAGAGGGAGAAAGCGCTGAGGAAACAGGCGGAGGAG AAATTCATTGAATTTGAGGATGCGTTGGAAGCGGAGAAGAAGGATCTacaggtgcaggtggagtttCTGGAGCTGCAGTCCAAACAGCAGGAGCTCAAATCAAAGAACTACTCCGACCAGA TCGTGCGGTTGGAGGAGCGAGAATCAGACATGAAGAAAGAGTACAACGCTCTGCACCAGCGCCACACTGAG ATGATCCAGACATACGTCGAGCACATAGAGCGGTCCAAAATGCAGCAGGTGGGGagcaacagccaatcagaaggcACGGGCTGTGGACGAAC TCAACGCCACACATGGAGGAAAAG CAGCAAAGCGGAGCGCCCGCCTTCATTGAGCCTGTACCCCAGCGGCGAGGGAATG GAGGACGGATCAGAGTCCGACTCGGTGGCAGCGACACCCAGCAGCACCGGGAGCAAGTCCAACACCCCCACCTCCACCGTCCCCTCGGCCACCGTCACCCCCATCAACGAGGGCTTCGTTCCGCAGGCGGAGTTCGATGCGATGCGAGCTGGGAACCGCAGGAAAGGTGCGAAGCGGCTCAGCAGGAACATGGAGGTGCAGGTTTCTCAGGAGACCAGGAACGTCAGCATCG GCATGGGAAGCAGCGATGAGTGGTCCGAGTTTCAGGAGATCATCGATTCGACCCCTGAGCTGGACATGTGTGTGGACCCCCGTGTGTACGGAGGAGGAAACAG CCCCTCCCAGGGCATCGTGAACGAGGCCTTCGGCATCAACACCGACTCTCTCTACCACGAGATCAAAGACGCCAAATCAGACATCATCGGAGACGTAGACGCAGGCGCCGAGCTGCTAG GGATGGGTAAAGAGGTGGAAAACCTGCTGACAGAGAACAAACAGCTCCTAGAGACCAA AAATGCTCTCAACATTGTGAAAAATGACCTTATTGCCAAAGTGGACGAGCTGTCGGGGGAGCATGAGGTGCTGAGGGAGGAGTTGGAGGCTCTGCGGCAGTCCAAGAACAAAGTGGAGGCCAGAGtcaaggagctggaggaggagctCAGGAG GTTAAGAGCAGAGGCTCTCGGTGCGTCTCGGGACTCAAAGGACGAAGCAGGCGATGAC TTTTCATCGCCCATGCAGGACGGAGACGTGACGATGACGCAGCGGCGGAGGTTCACCCGGGTGGAGATGGCCCGAGTTCTGATGGAGAGGAACCAGTACAAAGAGAGGCTGATGGAGCTGCAGGAGGCCGTGCGGTGGACCGAGATGATCAG GGCGTCCAGAGAAAGTCCTCAAATGTCAGAGAAAAAGAAGTCCACCATCTGGCAGTT CTTCGCCCGTCTCTTCAGCACGTCGTCCAGCCCTCCGCCCGTCAAGCGGCCGTACTACAGCGTCAACATCCACTACAAGTCTCCCTCGCCCGCCAGCTTCTCTCAGCGCCGCAGCCACACCATGTGCCAGATCTCCACCTCCAACCGCACTCTGGAGTTCTTCCCCGAAGA CGACTCGGCACTGTTGGCCCGCCGAGAGCAGCGGCGTGAACAGTACCGGCAGGTCCGCGAGCACATGAGGCGCGACGACGGCATCATGCAGGCGTGTGGCTGGAGCGTGCCGTCTCGCTTcaaacag CCTGGAGCTCTGCCGGAAACCGCTCAGGACAGCCCGCTGAAGAGACAACAG CTGCCAACCGAGAAGGAGGACAACCGCATGAAGAACGTTCCGGTCCCGGTGTACTGCCGTCCTCTCGTAGAGAAAGACCCCAACAGGAAG tTGTGGTGTGCAGCAGGTGTGGACCTGACGGGATGGAGGGCCAGCTGCCAGGAGTCGGAGTTAGCCAAAGCTCCGTCGGGGGGCAGCGACCCTCTGCATGCTGAGGAGAACGGAGGAGGCAGGAAGAGCAGCCACACCTCCCCAGAGAAGAGGATG tCGAAGGAGCTGCAGGAGACGGACACCATGAGCAGCAGAGTGTGGATCCTCACCAGCACCCACTCTGCCAGTAAGGTGGTGATCATCGACGCCAACCAGCCCGGCTCGCTGGTCGATCAGTTCAACGTCTGCAACGCCCACGTGCTCTGCATCTCCAGCGTGCCAG CTGCCAGTGAGAACGACTACCCCCCCGGAGAGATCGTGTTGGACCCCGGTGACGGGGGGGTCGGGGGGGCGGGCGATGACTCGGGCAGCGTGGAGGGCATGCTGGCCGGCATCACGCTGGTCGGCTGCGCCACCAACTGCAGCGTTGCCCGTAGCAACTGCTCCTCACGCACTGACACGCCCATCATGGACAAAGGACAAG cccccaccaccccccccaTGAATGGTAAGATCCACCCCGCCCAGTCGGCTGAGGAGGCGACGGAGGCCACCGAGGTCCCCGAGTCCACGGCGAGCCACGGAGAGCTGAGGTCGGGACCCCCGGGACCCTTCACTGAGCACGTCTTCACCGACCCCCCGCCCCGCCTCTCAGACGCCTCGGACag GAGCTCAGGTCAATCCAAAGAGGAATCTTCCCAGCCTTCAGAGTCTGAAGACGGGGGTGAAGACACCGGGAACTACACCAGCGTGGCCCCCACCATGTGGCTCGGGGCCCAGAACGGCTG GCTCTACGTCCACTCAGCGGTTGGAAACTGGAAGAAGTGCCTCCACTCCATCAAACTCAAAGACTCTGTGCTCAGCCTGGT ACATGTGAAAGGTCGTGTGCTGGTCGCCCTCGCTGACGGGACCCTCGCCATATTCCACAGATCAGAGG ATGGCCAGTGGGATCTGTCGAACTACCACCTGATGGACCTGGGTCGGCCTCATCACTCCATCCGCTGCATGGCTGTGGTCCACGATAAGGTTTGGTGCGGATACAAGAACAAGATCCACGTCATCCAGCCCAAGAGCATGCAGATCGAG AAGTCCTTCGACGCCCACCCTCGCAGGGAGAGTCAGGTGCGGCAGCTGGCCTGGATCGGAGACGGTGTTTGGGTCTCGATCCGCCTCGACTCCACGCTGCGTCTctaccacgcacacacacaccaacacctgCAGGACGTGGACATCGAGCCGTACGTCAGCAAGATGCTGG GTACTGGCAAACTGGGCTTCTCTTTTGTCCGCATCacggcacttctgattggtggaaATCGTCTCTGGGTAGGAACTGGAAACGGCGTGATCATCTCCATCCCACTGACGGAGA CGGTGGTCCTTCACCGGGGACAGCTCCTTGGTTTGAGGG CCAATAAGGTGTCTCCTACGTCGTCCAGCGGGGTGATCCATGTGTACGGAGACGACGGCTCTGAGAAAAGCTCCGGCAGCTTCATCCCGTACTGCTCCATGGCTCAAGCCCAGCTGTGTTTCCATGGACACCGCGATGCTGTCAAGTTCTTCGTCTCTGTGCCCG GTAATGTCCTGGCCACGCTGAACGGCAGCGTGCTGGACAGCCCGTCGGAGGGTCAGGGGTCAACAGCGCCTGCAGAGATGGAGACTCAGAGCCTTCACAACGTGCTGGTGCTGAGCGGAGGAGAGGGATACATCGACTTCCGCATAG GTGACGGCGAGGACGATGAGACGGAGGAAGGAGACGCTGCTGTTGCCGTGGCTACTGGAGCCTCGCAGGTCAAACCGGCTCTGTGTAAAGCTGAGCGCAGCCACATCATCGTGTGGCAGGTGTCCTACATCcctgagtga
- the mapk8ip3 gene encoding C-Jun-amino-terminal kinase-interacting protein 3 isoform X18 yields MMELQIDEVVYQDDYGSGSVMSERVSGLANSIYREFERLIRSYDEEVVKELMPLVVNVLENLDGVLTENQEHEVELELLKEDNEQLITQYEREKALRKQAEEKFIEFEDALEAEKKDLQVQVEFLELQSKQQELKSKNYSDQIVRLEERESDMKKEYNALHQRHTEMIQTYVEHIERSKMQQVGSNSQSEGTGCGRTQRHTWRKSSKAERPPSLSLYPSGEGMEDGSESDSVAATPSSTGSKSNTPTSTVPSATVTPINEGFVPQAEFDAMRAGNRRKGAKRLSRNMEVQVSQETRNVSIGMGSSDEWSEFQEIIDSTPELDMCVDPRVYGGGNSPSQGIVNEAFGINTDSLYHEIKDAKSDIIGDVDAGAELLGMGKEVENLLTENKQLLETKNALNIVKNDLIAKVDELSGEHEVLREELEALRQSKNKVEARVKELEEELRRLRAEALGASRDSKDEAGDDFSSPMQDGDVTMTQRRRFTRVEMARVLMERNQYKERLMELQEAVRWTEMIRASRESPQMSEKKKSTIWQFFARLFSTSSSPPPVKRPYYSVNIHYKSPSPASFSQRRSHTMCQISTSNRTLEFFPEDDSALLARREQRREQYRQVREHMRRDDGIMQACGWSVPSRFKQPGALPETAQDSPLKRQQLPTEKEDNRMKNVPVPVYCRPLVEKDPNRKLWCAAGVDLTGWRASCQESELAKAPSGGSDPLHAEENGGGRKSSHTSPEKRMSKELQETDTMSSRVWILTSTHSASKVVIIDANQPGSLVDQFNVCNAHVLCISSVPAASENDYPPGEIVLDPGDGGVGGAGDDSGSVEGMLAGITLVGCATNCSVARSNCSSRTDTPIMDKGQAPTTPPMNGKIHPAQSAEEATEATEVPESTASHGELRSGPPGPFTEHVFTDPPPRLSDASDRSSGQSKEESSQPSESEDGGEDTGNYTSVAPTMWLGAQNGWLYVHSAVGNWKKCLHSIKLKDSVLSLVHVKGRVLVALADGTLAIFHRSEDGQWDLSNYHLMDLGRPHHSIRCMAVVHDKVWCGYKNKIHVIQPKSMQIEKSFDAHPRRESQVRQLAWIGDGVWVSIRLDSTLRLYHAHTHQHLQDVDIEPYVSKMLGTGKLGFSFVRITALLIGGNRLWVGTGNGVIISIPLTETNKVSPTSSSGVIHVYGDDGSEKSSGSFIPYCSMAQAQLCFHGHRDAVKFFVSVPGNVLATLNGSVLDSPSEGQGSTAPAEMETQSLHNVLVLSGGEGYIDFRIGDGEDDETEEGDAAVAVATGASQVKPALCKAERSHIIVWQVSYIPE; encoded by the exons ATGATGGAGCTACAGATAGACGAGGTGGTGTACCAGGACGACTACGGCTCCGGGTCCGTGATGTCGGAACGGGTGTCGGGCCTGGCCAACAGCATCTACCGGGAGTTTGAGAGGTTGATCCGCAGCTATGACGAGGAGGTGGTGAAGGAGCTGATGCCGCTGGTGGTGAACGTCCTGGAGAACCTGGACGGGGTGCTGACGGAGAACCAGGAGCATGAGGTGGAGCTGGAGCTGCTGAAGGAGGACAATGAGCAGCTCATCACCCAGTACGAGAGGGAGAAAGCGCTGAGGAAACAGGCGGAGGAG AAATTCATTGAATTTGAGGATGCGTTGGAAGCGGAGAAGAAGGATCTacaggtgcaggtggagtttCTGGAGCTGCAGTCCAAACAGCAGGAGCTCAAATCAAAGAACTACTCCGACCAGA TCGTGCGGTTGGAGGAGCGAGAATCAGACATGAAGAAAGAGTACAACGCTCTGCACCAGCGCCACACTGAG ATGATCCAGACATACGTCGAGCACATAGAGCGGTCCAAAATGCAGCAGGTGGGGagcaacagccaatcagaaggcACGGGCTGTGGACGAAC TCAACGCCACACATGGAGGAAAAG CAGCAAAGCGGAGCGCCCGCCTTCATTGAGCCTGTACCCCAGCGGCGAGGGAATG GAGGACGGATCAGAGTCCGACTCGGTGGCAGCGACACCCAGCAGCACCGGGAGCAAGTCCAACACCCCCACCTCCACCGTCCCCTCGGCCACCGTCACCCCCATCAACGAGGGCTTCGTTCCGCAGGCGGAGTTCGATGCGATGCGAGCTGGGAACCGCAGGAAAGGTGCGAAGCGGCTCAGCAGGAACATGGAGGTGCAGGTTTCTCAGGAGACCAGGAACGTCAGCATCG GCATGGGAAGCAGCGATGAGTGGTCCGAGTTTCAGGAGATCATCGATTCGACCCCTGAGCTGGACATGTGTGTGGACCCCCGTGTGTACGGAGGAGGAAACAG CCCCTCCCAGGGCATCGTGAACGAGGCCTTCGGCATCAACACCGACTCTCTCTACCACGAGATCAAAGACGCCAAATCAGACATCATCGGAGACGTAGACGCAGGCGCCGAGCTGCTAG GGATGGGTAAAGAGGTGGAAAACCTGCTGACAGAGAACAAACAGCTCCTAGAGACCAA AAATGCTCTCAACATTGTGAAAAATGACCTTATTGCCAAAGTGGACGAGCTGTCGGGGGAGCATGAGGTGCTGAGGGAGGAGTTGGAGGCTCTGCGGCAGTCCAAGAACAAAGTGGAGGCCAGAGtcaaggagctggaggaggagctCAGGAG GTTAAGAGCAGAGGCTCTCGGTGCGTCTCGGGACTCAAAGGACGAAGCAGGCGATGAC TTTTCATCGCCCATGCAGGACGGAGACGTGACGATGACGCAGCGGCGGAGGTTCACCCGGGTGGAGATGGCCCGAGTTCTGATGGAGAGGAACCAGTACAAAGAGAGGCTGATGGAGCTGCAGGAGGCCGTGCGGTGGACCGAGATGATCAG GGCGTCCAGAGAAAGTCCTCAAATGTCAGAGAAAAAGAAGTCCACCATCTGGCAGTT CTTCGCCCGTCTCTTCAGCACGTCGTCCAGCCCTCCGCCCGTCAAGCGGCCGTACTACAGCGTCAACATCCACTACAAGTCTCCCTCGCCCGCCAGCTTCTCTCAGCGCCGCAGCCACACCATGTGCCAGATCTCCACCTCCAACCGCACTCTGGAGTTCTTCCCCGAAGA CGACTCGGCACTGTTGGCCCGCCGAGAGCAGCGGCGTGAACAGTACCGGCAGGTCCGCGAGCACATGAGGCGCGACGACGGCATCATGCAGGCGTGTGGCTGGAGCGTGCCGTCTCGCTTcaaacag CCTGGAGCTCTGCCGGAAACCGCTCAGGACAGCCCGCTGAAGAGACAACAG CTGCCAACCGAGAAGGAGGACAACCGCATGAAGAACGTTCCGGTCCCGGTGTACTGCCGTCCTCTCGTAGAGAAAGACCCCAACAGGAAG tTGTGGTGTGCAGCAGGTGTGGACCTGACGGGATGGAGGGCCAGCTGCCAGGAGTCGGAGTTAGCCAAAGCTCCGTCGGGGGGCAGCGACCCTCTGCATGCTGAGGAGAACGGAGGAGGCAGGAAGAGCAGCCACACCTCCCCAGAGAAGAGGATG tCGAAGGAGCTGCAGGAGACGGACACCATGAGCAGCAGAGTGTGGATCCTCACCAGCACCCACTCTGCCAGTAAGGTGGTGATCATCGACGCCAACCAGCCCGGCTCGCTGGTCGATCAGTTCAACGTCTGCAACGCCCACGTGCTCTGCATCTCCAGCGTGCCAG CTGCCAGTGAGAACGACTACCCCCCCGGAGAGATCGTGTTGGACCCCGGTGACGGGGGGGTCGGGGGGGCGGGCGATGACTCGGGCAGCGTGGAGGGCATGCTGGCCGGCATCACGCTGGTCGGCTGCGCCACCAACTGCAGCGTTGCCCGTAGCAACTGCTCCTCACGCACTGACACGCCCATCATGGACAAAGGACAAG cccccaccaccccccccaTGAATGGTAAGATCCACCCCGCCCAGTCGGCTGAGGAGGCGACGGAGGCCACCGAGGTCCCCGAGTCCACGGCGAGCCACGGAGAGCTGAGGTCGGGACCCCCGGGACCCTTCACTGAGCACGTCTTCACCGACCCCCCGCCCCGCCTCTCAGACGCCTCGGACag GAGCTCAGGTCAATCCAAAGAGGAATCTTCCCAGCCTTCAGAGTCTGAAGACGGGGGTGAAGACACCGGGAACTACACCAGCGTGGCCCCCACCATGTGGCTCGGGGCCCAGAACGGCTG GCTCTACGTCCACTCAGCGGTTGGAAACTGGAAGAAGTGCCTCCACTCCATCAAACTCAAAGACTCTGTGCTCAGCCTGGT ACATGTGAAAGGTCGTGTGCTGGTCGCCCTCGCTGACGGGACCCTCGCCATATTCCACAGATCAGAGG ATGGCCAGTGGGATCTGTCGAACTACCACCTGATGGACCTGGGTCGGCCTCATCACTCCATCCGCTGCATGGCTGTGGTCCACGATAAGGTTTGGTGCGGATACAAGAACAAGATCCACGTCATCCAGCCCAAGAGCATGCAGATCGAG AAGTCCTTCGACGCCCACCCTCGCAGGGAGAGTCAGGTGCGGCAGCTGGCCTGGATCGGAGACGGTGTTTGGGTCTCGATCCGCCTCGACTCCACGCTGCGTCTctaccacgcacacacacaccaacacctgCAGGACGTGGACATCGAGCCGTACGTCAGCAAGATGCTGG GTACTGGCAAACTGGGCTTCTCTTTTGTCCGCATCacggcacttctgattggtggaaATCGTCTCTGGGTAGGAACTGGAAACGGCGTGATCATCTCCATCCCACTGACGGAGA CCAATAAGGTGTCTCCTACGTCGTCCAGCGGGGTGATCCATGTGTACGGAGACGACGGCTCTGAGAAAAGCTCCGGCAGCTTCATCCCGTACTGCTCCATGGCTCAAGCCCAGCTGTGTTTCCATGGACACCGCGATGCTGTCAAGTTCTTCGTCTCTGTGCCCG GTAATGTCCTGGCCACGCTGAACGGCAGCGTGCTGGACAGCCCGTCGGAGGGTCAGGGGTCAACAGCGCCTGCAGAGATGGAGACTCAGAGCCTTCACAACGTGCTGGTGCTGAGCGGAGGAGAGGGATACATCGACTTCCGCATAG GTGACGGCGAGGACGATGAGACGGAGGAAGGAGACGCTGCTGTTGCCGTGGCTACTGGAGCCTCGCAGGTCAAACCGGCTCTGTGTAAAGCTGAGCGCAGCCACATCATCGTGTGGCAGGTGTCCTACATCcctgagtga